From the Pseudomonas sp. SORT22 genome, one window contains:
- a CDS encoding FecR family protein: MNQQACPCGNETVREQAAQWFARSRDGALAPAQQGELQRWLAEHSQHQAEFDLLGTLWGAAGQVPRARLEALCQADPVSQLPRRRFIRQALAAGVATLALGLGWFGWQQHQLNYQGQLQTALGERRQLDLPDGSQLEVNGRTQLVVQFSAGQRHIQLRQGEVMFSVAHDSARPFVVSTDNGTVTVTGTRFDVRQDPEQTRVAVENGSVRVEGRDASKALLSAGLGAHIDARGQVAAPYAVDTAAVTAWRKGKLVFNDAPLSEVVKEVSRYREQPLRVAPGKIAALRLSSTFNADDTDALLRALPSILPVAIKAHADGSREIIAK, translated from the coding sequence ATGAATCAGCAGGCGTGCCCGTGCGGCAACGAGACCGTGCGCGAGCAGGCAGCCCAGTGGTTTGCCCGCAGCCGCGATGGCGCGCTGGCGCCGGCGCAACAGGGCGAGTTGCAGCGCTGGCTGGCCGAGCACTCGCAGCATCAAGCTGAATTCGATCTGCTGGGCACGCTCTGGGGCGCTGCCGGGCAGGTCCCGCGTGCGCGGCTCGAAGCGCTGTGCCAGGCCGATCCGGTCAGCCAGTTGCCGCGTCGACGCTTTATTCGCCAGGCGCTGGCGGCCGGCGTCGCGACCCTGGCGCTGGGGTTGGGCTGGTTTGGCTGGCAGCAGCATCAACTTAATTACCAGGGCCAGCTGCAAACCGCCCTGGGCGAGCGGCGCCAACTCGACCTGCCGGATGGCTCACAGCTGGAGGTCAACGGTCGTACGCAACTGGTCGTGCAATTCAGCGCCGGTCAGCGGCATATCCAGTTGCGCCAGGGCGAGGTGATGTTCAGCGTCGCCCACGACAGCGCGCGGCCCTTCGTGGTCAGCACCGACAACGGCACGGTAACCGTGACCGGCACTCGTTTCGATGTGCGCCAGGACCCGGAGCAAACCCGTGTGGCGGTCGAAAACGGCTCGGTGCGGGTTGAAGGTCGCGATGCTTCCAAGGCTTTGCTGAGCGCAGGCCTGGGGGCGCATATCGATGCTCGCGGCCAGGTGGCGGCACCCTATGCGGTAGATACCGCAGCTGTGACCGCCTGGCGCAAGGGCAAGCTGGTGTTCAACGACGCGCCGCTCAGCGAGGTGGTCAAGGAAGTCTCGCGCTACCGCGAGCAGCCCCTGCGTGTCGCCCCTGGCAAAATTGCCGCGCTGCGCCTGAGCAGTACCTTCAACGCCGACGACACCGACGCCTTGCTGCGGGCGCTGCCGAGCATCCTGCCGGTGGCGATCAAGGCCCATGCCGACGGCTCCCGCGAAATAATCGCAAAATAA
- a CDS encoding sigma-70 family RNA polymerase sigma factor, translating to MSRHKGFLDHYHELIGTWTRKLRSRQQAEDLAHDAFVRVLENDQAGVEQPRAYLHQTARNIAVDGYRREDRRQALEQDAFEPGIDASGDPEAYMNAVELADSVERALAELPLNCRRVFIWQKLEGLTQAEIAERMGLTKNMVEKYMIRTLRHLREHLDVSTR from the coding sequence GTGTCGCGACACAAAGGCTTTCTCGACCACTACCATGAGCTGATCGGCACCTGGACGCGCAAATTGCGCAGTCGTCAGCAGGCCGAGGACCTGGCGCATGATGCGTTTGTGCGGGTACTGGAAAATGACCAGGCGGGGGTCGAACAACCGCGCGCCTATTTGCACCAGACCGCACGCAACATTGCCGTGGACGGTTACCGCCGTGAAGACCGCCGCCAGGCCCTGGAGCAGGACGCCTTCGAGCCGGGCATCGACGCCAGCGGCGATCCCGAGGCCTACATGAATGCCGTGGAACTGGCCGACAGCGTCGAACGGGCCTTGGCCGAACTGCCGCTCAACTGCCGGCGGGTGTTCATCTGGCAGAAGCTCGAAGGCCTGACCCAGGCCGAGATCGCCGAGCGCATGGGCTTGACCAAGAACATGGTCGAAAAGTATATGATCCGCACGCTCCGGCATCTGCGTGAGCACCTGGATGTGTCGACGAGATGA
- a CDS encoding type III PLP-dependent enzyme: MSIQVEDYFARDTFQKMKAFADKQETPFVLIDTQMISQAYDDLRAGFEFAKVYYAVKANPAVEIIDLLKEKGSSFDIASIYELDKVMGRGVSADRISYGNTIKKSKDIRYFYEKGVRLYATDSEADLRNIAKAAPGSKVYVRILTEGSTTADWPLSRKFGCQTDMAMDLLILARDLGLVPYGVSFHVGSQQRDISVWDAAIAKVKVIFERLKEEDGIELKLINMGGGFPANYITRTNSLETYAEEIIRFLKEDFGDDLPEIILEPGRSLIANAGILVSEVVLVARKSRTAVERWVYTDVGKFSGLIETMDESIKFPIWTEKKGEMEEVVIAGPTCDSADIMYEHYKYGLPLNLAIGDRLYWLSTGAYTTSYSAVEFNGFPPLKAYYL, encoded by the coding sequence ATGTCGATTCAGGTCGAAGACTACTTCGCGCGCGATACCTTCCAGAAAATGAAGGCCTTCGCCGACAAGCAAGAAACCCCGTTCGTGCTCATCGACACGCAGATGATCAGCCAGGCCTACGACGACCTGCGCGCCGGTTTCGAATTCGCCAAGGTCTACTACGCGGTCAAGGCCAACCCGGCCGTTGAGATCATCGACCTGCTCAAGGAAAAAGGCTCGAGCTTCGACATCGCCTCGATCTACGAGCTGGACAAAGTGATGGGCCGCGGTGTCAGCGCCGATCGCATCAGCTACGGCAACACCATCAAGAAGTCCAAGGACATCCGCTACTTCTACGAGAAGGGCGTGCGCCTGTACGCCACCGACTCCGAAGCCGACCTGCGCAACATCGCCAAGGCCGCCCCGGGCTCGAAAGTCTACGTACGCATCCTCACCGAAGGCTCGACCACCGCCGACTGGCCACTGTCGCGCAAGTTCGGCTGCCAGACCGACATGGCCATGGACCTGTTGATCCTCGCCCGCGACCTGGGCCTGGTGCCTTACGGCGTGTCGTTCCATGTGGGCTCGCAACAGCGCGACATCAGCGTCTGGGATGCAGCCATCGCCAAAGTGAAGGTGATCTTCGAGCGCCTGAAAGAAGAAGACGGCATCGAGCTCAAGCTGATCAACATGGGTGGCGGCTTCCCGGCCAACTACATCACCCGCACCAACAGCCTGGAAACCTACGCCGAGGAAATCATCCGCTTCCTCAAGGAAGACTTCGGTGACGACCTGCCAGAAATCATCCTCGAGCCAGGCCGTTCGCTGATCGCCAACGCCGGCATCCTGGTCAGTGAAGTAGTGCTGGTGGCGCGTAAATCGCGTACCGCCGTCGAGCGCTGGGTGTACACCGATGTCGGCAAGTTCTCCGGCCTGATCGAAACCATGGACGAGTCGATCAAGTTCCCGATCTGGACCGAGAAGAAAGGCGAGATGGAAGAAGTAGTGATCGCCGGCCCCACCTGCGACAGCGCCGACATCATGTACGAGCACTACAAATACGGCCTGCCGCTGAACCTGGCCATCGGCGACCGCCTGTACTGGCTGTCGACCGGCGCCTACACCACCAGCTACAGCGCGGTGGAGTTCAACGGCTTCCCGCCGCTGAAAGCCTACTACCTGTAA
- a CDS encoding tetratricopeptide repeat protein: MTFALRNRQELDSEQFAQMLEHSPAKAAQALLAAAGQDIVEAQVLLGQILLDGRGIEQDPVLARRWFAIAASRGSAMAHNMLGRCQEHGWGGQADVSAAARAYCQAAEMGLDWGLYNYANLLATGRGVAQNHPLALLCYRQAAHLGHAKSMNLYGRYLEQGLACERDVGQAQEWYRRSAEAGDFRGQFSYATVLVESNQLDAALAWFDTALRGGNLNFLRSSVCTLRQVQDERLLPVLRAYEQRLTFMQLHP, encoded by the coding sequence ATGACCTTCGCCTTGCGTAATCGCCAGGAACTGGACAGCGAACAGTTCGCCCAGATGCTCGAACACAGCCCGGCCAAGGCGGCCCAGGCACTGCTGGCTGCAGCCGGGCAGGACATTGTCGAGGCGCAGGTGCTGCTGGGGCAGATCCTTCTTGACGGTCGCGGCATCGAGCAAGACCCGGTTCTGGCCCGGCGCTGGTTCGCGATTGCCGCCAGCCGTGGCAGCGCTATGGCGCACAACATGCTCGGGCGCTGCCAGGAGCATGGCTGGGGAGGGCAGGCTGATGTGTCGGCTGCGGCCAGGGCCTATTGTCAGGCTGCTGAAATGGGGCTGGACTGGGGCCTGTACAACTACGCCAACTTGCTGGCTACTGGCCGTGGGGTGGCTCAGAACCATCCCTTGGCATTGCTCTGCTATCGACAGGCCGCACACCTGGGCCATGCCAAGTCGATGAACCTTTATGGGCGTTATCTGGAGCAGGGGCTGGCCTGTGAGCGGGACGTTGGCCAGGCGCAAGAATGGTATCGCCGCTCTGCCGAGGCAGGTGATTTTCGCGGGCAATTCAGCTATGCCACGGTGTTGGTCGAGAGCAATCAGCTTGATGCAGCATTAGCCTGGTTCGACACCGCGCTGCGAGGCGGCAATCTGAATTTCCTGCGCAGTAGCGTCTGCACCCTGCGGCAGGTTCAGGATGAGCGTTTGCTGCCTGTCCTGCGAGCCTATGAGCAACGGCTGACGTTCATGCAACTTCACCCTTAG
- a CDS encoding Fe2+-dependent dioxygenase: MLLHISGLFSTEEVQRIRQALEQTEWADGKITAGYQSAKAKHNLQLPEGHPLAKEIGTALIERLWQHPQFMSAALPHKVFPPLINCYREGGNFGFHIDNALRQPRGSHERVRTDLSSTLFLSNPEDYDGGELVIQDTFGVQQVKLAAGDLVLYPGTSLHKVNPVTRGARYAAFFWTQSLVREDSQRALLYEMDQAIQQLGADVPDHPALIQLTGTYHNLLRRWVEV, from the coding sequence ATGCTGCTACATATTTCCGGCCTGTTTTCCACCGAGGAGGTCCAGCGTATTCGCCAGGCGCTGGAGCAGACTGAATGGGCCGATGGCAAGATTACCGCGGGCTACCAGTCGGCCAAGGCCAAGCACAACCTGCAACTGCCCGAAGGCCATCCACTGGCCAAGGAAATCGGTACGGCGCTGATCGAACGCCTGTGGCAGCACCCGCAATTCATGTCGGCGGCTTTGCCGCACAAGGTGTTCCCGCCGCTGATCAACTGCTATCGCGAAGGCGGCAATTTTGGCTTTCATATCGACAACGCCCTGCGCCAGCCCCGTGGAAGCCACGAGCGGGTGCGCACCGATCTGTCCTCGACACTGTTTTTGAGCAATCCCGAGGACTACGACGGTGGTGAGCTGGTGATTCAGGATACTTTTGGCGTACAGCAGGTGAAGCTGGCGGCAGGGGACCTGGTGCTGTATCCAGGCACCAGCCTGCACAAGGTCAACCCGGTGACCCGCGGCGCGCGTTACGCGGCGTTCTTCTGGACCCAGAGCCTGGTGCGCGAAGACAGCCAGCGCGCGCTGCTGTACGAAATGGACCAGGCTATCCAGCAGCTGGGCGCCGATGTGCCGGATCACCCGGCGCTGATCCAGTTGACCGGCACCTACCACAACCTGTTGCGCCGCTGGGTCGAGGTCTGA
- a CDS encoding TonB-dependent siderophore receptor — protein MPRHYVPTAVSSPRLLTCAIGVALTATSAGHLAFAADAEPAKDGAIALDATSVTGQAETASTDYKVERASSQKYTAPLVDIPRTVTVVPQQVIKDTNALNLQDALRTVPGITMGAGEGGNPSGDRPFIRGFDSQSSMYLDGVRDTGSQTREIFAIESVEVAKGPNSAIGGRGAAGGTINLVSKRAHLGNSTDGAFTWGSDQTKRYTFDGNYQFLDTAAFRLNLMSHESNVAGRDEVNYDRWGVAPSLVFGLGTDTRLSLDYYHMESDDLPDSGIPYSLKSGSSANRTSANPDKPTDGGDSDNFYGLVGRDFYKSRADITTIALEHDLSDALTIKNTLRHGNTLQDYIFSQPDDSKGNILNGEVWRRPNNRVANTRTTTNQTDLFGEVYIGGFKNNFSTGIELSREASVKTGYNVTGFASGNCSSATGQISGVCTSFTDPNPNEAWDGTVSRTLAGADTTSNTRAIYLTDTLELDPAWLLTMGLRYDHFDTKAKTKIASGATSFKTEDTSEFVTGQLGLTWKPAENGSVYISYATSATPAGASLGEGSDGNPLLTATTTSDLKPEETTNYEIGTKWNLLDERLALTAAIFRTEKENARVLVSTNTYENVGKSRVDGLELTATGKLTNDWQVFAGYTYMDAKLIDGGKQNVGGVFVDSPNNDNQMPNTPNNSLTLWTTYNVTPKLTVGGGAFYVDDVFGNVNNTVMVDSYWRYDAMASYKLTKNVDLQLNVQNLTNEVYYDKAYAAHYANQAAGRTALLTTSFHF, from the coding sequence ATGCCGCGTCACTACGTGCCAACCGCTGTCAGTTCACCACGCTTGCTCACCTGCGCCATTGGTGTAGCGCTCACCGCGACCTCCGCCGGGCACCTGGCATTTGCCGCCGATGCCGAGCCTGCCAAGGACGGTGCCATCGCCCTGGATGCCACCAGCGTCACCGGCCAGGCCGAAACCGCCAGCACTGACTACAAGGTCGAACGCGCGTCTTCGCAGAAGTACACCGCGCCGCTGGTAGATATTCCGCGCACAGTGACGGTGGTCCCCCAGCAAGTGATCAAGGACACCAACGCCCTTAACCTGCAGGACGCCCTGCGTACCGTGCCGGGCATCACCATGGGTGCCGGCGAAGGTGGCAACCCGTCCGGCGACCGTCCGTTCATTCGCGGTTTCGACTCGCAGAGCTCGATGTACCTGGATGGCGTTCGCGACACCGGCTCGCAAACCCGGGAAATCTTCGCCATCGAATCGGTCGAAGTGGCCAAGGGCCCCAACTCGGCCATCGGTGGCCGCGGCGCAGCAGGCGGCACCATCAACCTGGTGAGCAAGCGCGCGCACTTGGGCAACTCCACCGATGGTGCCTTCACCTGGGGATCGGACCAGACCAAACGCTACACCTTCGATGGCAACTATCAGTTCCTCGACACCGCCGCGTTCCGCCTTAACCTGATGAGCCACGAAAGCAACGTCGCCGGCCGCGACGAGGTCAACTACGACCGTTGGGGCGTGGCACCGTCGCTGGTCTTCGGCCTGGGTACCGACACCCGCCTGAGCCTGGACTACTACCACATGGAGAGCGATGACCTGCCTGACTCGGGCATCCCCTACAGCCTGAAATCCGGCAGCTCCGCCAACCGCACTTCGGCCAACCCGGACAAACCGACCGATGGCGGTGACAGCGACAACTTCTATGGCCTGGTCGGCCGCGACTTCTACAAGAGCCGCGCCGACATCACCACCATCGCCCTCGAGCACGACCTGAGCGATGCGCTGACGATCAAGAACACCCTGCGCCATGGCAACACCCTGCAGGACTACATCTTTAGCCAGCCGGACGACAGCAAGGGCAACATCCTCAACGGTGAAGTCTGGCGCCGTCCGAACAACCGCGTGGCCAACACCCGCACCACCACCAACCAGACCGACCTGTTCGGCGAGGTCTACATCGGCGGCTTCAAGAACAACTTCTCGACCGGTATCGAACTGAGCCGCGAAGCCTCGGTCAAGACCGGCTACAACGTCACCGGCTTTGCCTCGGGCAACTGCAGCAGCGCCACCGGACAGATCTCTGGAGTCTGCACCTCGTTCACCGATCCGAACCCGAACGAAGCCTGGGATGGCACCGTTAGCCGCACTCTGGCTGGCGCCGATACCACCAGCAACACCCGCGCCATCTACCTGACCGACACCCTGGAACTGGACCCGGCCTGGTTGCTGACCATGGGCCTGCGTTACGACCACTTCGATACCAAGGCCAAAACCAAAATCGCCAGCGGCGCAACCAGCTTCAAGACCGAAGACACCAGCGAGTTCGTCACCGGCCAGTTGGGCCTGACCTGGAAGCCGGCCGAGAATGGTAGCGTGTACATTTCCTACGCGACTTCGGCGACCCCCGCCGGTGCATCGCTCGGTGAAGGCAGCGACGGCAATCCATTGCTGACCGCCACCACCACCAGTGACCTGAAGCCGGAAGAAACCACCAACTACGAAATCGGCACCAAGTGGAACCTGCTGGACGAACGCCTGGCCCTCACCGCAGCAATCTTCCGTACCGAAAAAGAGAACGCTCGTGTTCTGGTCAGCACCAACACTTACGAGAACGTCGGCAAGAGCCGGGTTGACGGTCTGGAACTGACCGCCACCGGCAAGCTGACCAACGACTGGCAGGTCTTCGCCGGCTACACCTACATGGATGCCAAGCTGATCGATGGGGGCAAGCAGAACGTCGGCGGCGTGTTTGTCGACAGCCCGAACAACGACAACCAGATGCCCAACACGCCGAACAACAGCCTGACCTTGTGGACTACCTACAACGTCACGCCGAAACTGACCGTCGGCGGCGGTGCCTTCTACGTCGATGACGTGTTCGGCAACGTCAACAACACCGTGATGGTCGATTCCTACTGGCGTTACGACGCTATGGCCAGCTACAAGCTGACCAAGAACGTCGACCTGCAGTTGAACGTACAAAACCTCACCAACGAGGTGTACTACGACAAAGCCTACGCTGCCCACTACGCCAACCAGGCCGCCGGGCGCACTGCCCTGCTGACCACCAGCTTCCACTTCTGA
- a CDS encoding sulfite reductase flavoprotein subunit alpha, whose protein sequence is MVKKSLFQLHWFFGITAGLVLALMGITGAIWSFQDELLELFNPDVLTVEVRQEGVLPMPELVRRIEAEQGDKVAMLWVQADNDKAARVFFTPPPGERRGLMRYADPYTGKLQGDVAGQGFFDLMLQLHRFLAMGDTGRQITGACTLMLIFFCLSGLYLRWPRKALNWRTWLTLDWAKKGRAFNWDLHAVAGTWCLLFYLLFALTGLFWSYEWYREGLNKLLADSPAAGQQHKRGEGRGGRAGGGAGKDAKPLVVDYDAVWASLQAAAGPGMSSYNLRLPPAGGQPAMIFYLLEGAEHERALNTLNLDPATGQVKSNERYADKSFKAQLLASVYALHVGSYFGLTGRIVVTIASLTMPLFFVTGWLLYLDRRRKKRQVRAARGNFAPSNGQDHGWLVGFASQSGFAEQLAWQSAGQLQAAGVAVQVRPLAELTEQDLNQARQALFVVSTFGDGEAPDSARAFERKVLGQPWALGNLNYALLALGDRQYPHFCGFARRLQAWLGERGATSAFAPVEVDSADPAALQHWQQQLAQLTGSTPPAAWQAPEFANWTLISRELMNPGSQGSAVYLLGLRPEQPAQWEAGDLVEILPRNSAHSLEQFLKGLGLDGETPVQVDGLQESLLQALASRQLPKSREHLVGLHAQALVDALIPLAAREYSIASIASDGVLELIVRQERHPDGSLGLGSGWLTEHLSVDNSVSLRLRRNSGFHLPAPATPMILIGNGTGLAGLRSLLKGRIVAGERSNWLLFGERNQAYDFLCGDELQGWQRSGDLARLELAFSRDQSHKVYVQDRLREQATELRRWLDQGASIYICGSLQGMASGVDEVLNEVLGAVEVERLIELGRYRRDVY, encoded by the coding sequence GTGGTGAAGAAATCCCTGTTTCAACTGCACTGGTTCTTCGGTATTACCGCAGGCCTGGTGCTGGCACTGATGGGCATTACCGGTGCCATCTGGTCGTTCCAGGATGAGCTGCTGGAGCTGTTCAACCCTGATGTGCTCACCGTCGAAGTACGCCAGGAAGGCGTGCTGCCAATGCCCGAGCTGGTGCGCAGGATCGAGGCCGAACAGGGTGACAAGGTCGCCATGCTCTGGGTCCAGGCCGACAACGACAAGGCGGCGCGGGTCTTCTTCACCCCTCCCCCGGGCGAACGCCGGGGCTTGATGCGCTATGCCGACCCTTACACCGGCAAGCTGCAGGGCGACGTCGCCGGCCAGGGCTTTTTCGACCTGATGCTGCAACTGCACCGTTTTCTGGCCATGGGCGACACCGGCCGGCAGATCACCGGCGCCTGTACCTTGATGCTGATTTTCTTCTGCCTGTCCGGCCTGTATCTGCGCTGGCCGCGCAAGGCGCTGAATTGGCGGACCTGGCTGACCCTGGACTGGGCCAAGAAAGGCCGCGCCTTCAACTGGGACCTGCACGCCGTGGCCGGTACCTGGTGCCTGCTGTTCTACCTGCTGTTTGCCCTCACCGGTCTGTTCTGGAGCTACGAGTGGTACCGCGAAGGCCTGAACAAGCTGCTCGCCGACAGCCCGGCCGCTGGCCAGCAACACAAGCGCGGCGAAGGCCGCGGCGGACGTGCTGGTGGTGGCGCAGGTAAAGACGCCAAGCCGCTGGTGGTCGACTACGACGCCGTCTGGGCCAGCCTGCAAGCTGCCGCCGGCCCCGGTATGAGCAGCTACAACCTGCGCCTGCCGCCAGCTGGCGGGCAACCGGCGATGATCTTTTATCTGCTTGAAGGCGCCGAACACGAGCGCGCCCTCAACACCCTCAACCTGGACCCGGCCACAGGCCAGGTGAAGAGCAACGAGCGCTATGCCGACAAGTCGTTCAAGGCGCAACTGCTGGCCAGCGTCTACGCCCTGCACGTGGGCAGCTACTTTGGCCTGACCGGGCGCATTGTGGTGACCATCGCCAGTCTGACCATGCCGCTGTTCTTCGTCACCGGCTGGCTGTTGTACCTCGATCGCCGCCGTAAAAAGCGCCAGGTGCGTGCCGCGCGAGGTAACTTCGCGCCGTCGAACGGGCAGGACCACGGCTGGCTGGTGGGCTTTGCCAGCCAGAGCGGCTTCGCCGAGCAACTGGCTTGGCAAAGCGCCGGGCAACTGCAGGCTGCCGGCGTCGCGGTACAGGTCCGCCCCCTGGCTGAGCTGACCGAACAGGACCTCAACCAGGCTCGGCAAGCGCTGTTCGTCGTCAGTACCTTCGGCGACGGCGAAGCCCCCGACAGCGCTCGCGCTTTCGAGCGCAAGGTGCTTGGACAGCCTTGGGCGCTGGGCAACCTCAACTATGCCCTGCTGGCCCTGGGCGACCGCCAGTACCCGCACTTCTGTGGCTTTGCCCGGCGCTTGCAGGCCTGGCTCGGCGAACGCGGCGCCACCAGCGCCTTCGCCCCGGTTGAAGTCGACAGCGCTGACCCTGCGGCCCTGCAACACTGGCAACAACAGCTCGCACAACTGACTGGCAGCACGCCACCAGCGGCCTGGCAGGCACCCGAATTTGCCAACTGGACCTTGATCAGTCGCGAACTGATGAACCCGGGCAGTCAGGGTTCGGCGGTGTATCTGCTCGGCCTCAGGCCTGAGCAACCTGCGCAGTGGGAAGCTGGAGACCTGGTGGAGATCCTGCCGCGTAACAGCGCCCACAGTCTTGAGCAGTTTCTCAAGGGCCTGGGCCTTGATGGCGAAACACCCGTGCAGGTCGATGGCCTGCAAGAGAGTCTGTTGCAAGCCCTGGCCAGCCGGCAGTTGCCCAAGAGCCGTGAGCACCTGGTCGGCCTGCATGCGCAGGCATTGGTCGATGCATTGATCCCGCTGGCAGCACGGGAATACTCGATTGCCTCGATCGCCAGTGACGGCGTGCTGGAGCTGATCGTGCGCCAGGAACGCCACCCTGACGGCAGCCTCGGCCTGGGTTCAGGCTGGCTGACCGAGCATCTGTCTGTGGATAACAGTGTCAGCCTGCGCCTGCGCCGCAACAGTGGTTTCCACCTGCCGGCGCCGGCCACGCCGATGATCCTGATCGGCAACGGAACCGGGCTAGCCGGGCTGCGCAGCCTGCTCAAGGGCCGCATTGTGGCCGGCGAGCGCAGCAACTGGCTGCTGTTCGGTGAACGCAACCAGGCCTATGACTTCCTCTGTGGGGATGAACTGCAAGGCTGGCAGCGCAGCGGCGATCTGGCCCGGCTGGAGCTGGCCTTTTCCCGCGATCAGAGCCACAAGGTCTACGTGCAGGACCGCTTGCGCGAGCAGGCGACAGAACTGCGACGCTGGCTCGACCAGGGTGCATCGATCTATATCTGCGGCAGTTTGCAGGGCATGGCCAGTGGCGTTGATGAGGTACTTAACGAGGTGCTCGGGGCTGTCGAGGTTGAGCGGTTGATCGAGCTGGGGCGGTATCGGCGGGATGTGTACTAA
- a CDS encoding amidohydrolase, whose product MRDLSSLPNLNIALVQTSLAWHDRLANYEHFEGLLEQARGADLIILPEMFTTGFSMDSESLAEPENGPTYKWLKSQAKKLDAVVTGSVIIQAADGSHRNRLLWARPDGEILYYDKRHLFRMAGEHKHYTPGERQVQFELKGWRVRPLICYDLRFPVWSRDAQDTDLLLYTANWPAARRQHWNRLLPARGIENLCYVAAVNRVGTDGKGFAYTGDSQVLDFQGESLLSAGEADGVFTVVLSAADLAAYRTRFPANLDADTFELH is encoded by the coding sequence ATGCGCGATCTGAGTAGCCTGCCCAACCTGAACATTGCGTTGGTGCAGACCAGCCTGGCCTGGCACGACCGCCTGGCCAACTACGAGCATTTCGAAGGCCTGCTGGAACAGGCTCGTGGCGCCGACCTGATCATCCTCCCGGAGATGTTCACCACTGGTTTTTCCATGGACTCCGAAAGCCTCGCCGAGCCCGAGAACGGCCCGACCTACAAGTGGCTCAAGAGCCAGGCCAAGAAGCTTGATGCAGTGGTTACCGGCAGCGTGATCATCCAGGCTGCCGACGGCAGCCACCGCAACCGCTTGCTGTGGGCGCGGCCCGATGGCGAGATCCTGTACTACGACAAGCGCCACCTGTTTCGCATGGCCGGCGAGCACAAGCACTACACCCCGGGCGAACGCCAGGTGCAGTTCGAGCTCAAGGGCTGGCGGGTACGGCCGCTGATCTGCTACGACCTGCGCTTCCCGGTGTGGAGCCGCGATGCCCAGGACACTGACCTGCTGCTGTACACCGCCAACTGGCCGGCCGCCCGCCGCCAGCACTGGAACCGCTTGTTGCCGGCGCGGGGCATCGAGAACCTGTGTTATGTCGCCGCGGTGAACCGCGTGGGCACCGACGGCAAGGGCTTTGCCTATACCGGCGACAGCCAGGTGCTGGATTTTCAGGGCGAGAGCCTGCTCAGTGCAGGCGAGGCGGACGGGGTGTTTACCGTGGTGCTCAGTGCGGCAGACCTGGCGGCCTATCGCACGCGGTTCCCGGCCAACCTGGATGCCGATACCTTCGAGCTGCATTGA
- a CDS encoding pyridoxal phosphate-dependent aminotransferase, producing MISSKLPNVGTTIFTTMSQLAAQTGALNLSQGFPDFNGPQALLDAVGRHVSAGHNQYSPMTGLPALRQQVANKIARSYGVSVDAEHEVTITPGATEAIFCAIHAVIRAGDEVIVFDPSYDSYEPSVELAGGRCVHVQLSDGEFAIDWQKLTDALSPRTRMIILNSPHNPSGALISRDDLDKLALLIADRDIYLISDEVYEHLVFDGVQHASVLAHEALYQRAFVVSSFGKTYHVTGWKTGYVVAPAALSTELRKVHQYVNFCGVTPLQWALADFMAAHPEHVEELPAFYQAKRDLFCELLTPSRFQFKPTPGTYFQLVDYSHIRPDLNDVEMSLWLTREHGVATIPVSVFYQQPIPAQRLVRLCFAKREETLRQAAEKLCAI from the coding sequence ATGATCAGTAGCAAGTTGCCGAACGTCGGCACTACCATCTTTACCACCATGTCCCAGCTCGCCGCGCAAACCGGCGCCTTGAACCTGTCCCAGGGTTTCCCCGATTTCAACGGCCCGCAAGCATTGCTCGATGCGGTCGGCCGGCATGTCAGTGCCGGGCACAACCAGTACAGCCCCATGACCGGCTTGCCGGCCTTGCGCCAGCAGGTGGCGAACAAGATCGCCCGCAGCTATGGCGTCAGCGTCGATGCCGAGCATGAAGTGACCATCACCCCGGGTGCCACCGAAGCGATCTTCTGCGCCATCCATGCAGTGATCCGCGCAGGCGACGAGGTCATCGTCTTCGATCCCAGTTACGACAGCTATGAGCCCTCGGTAGAGCTGGCCGGCGGGCGTTGCGTGCATGTGCAACTGAGCGATGGCGAGTTTGCCATCGACTGGCAGAAGCTCACCGACGCCCTCAGCCCGCGTACGCGGATGATCATCCTCAACTCGCCGCACAATCCTAGCGGCGCCTTGATCAGCCGAGATGATCTGGACAAGCTGGCGCTGTTGATCGCCGACCGCGATATCTACCTGATCAGCGACGAAGTCTACGAGCACCTGGTGTTCGACGGTGTACAGCACGCCAGCGTATTGGCCCACGAGGCGCTGTATCAGCGTGCATTCGTGGTCAGCTCGTTCGGCAAGACCTACCACGTCACTGGCTGGAAAACCGGTTATGTGGTGGCGCCAGCAGCACTCAGCACCGAGCTGCGCAAGGTCCACCAGTACGTCAACTTCTGCGGCGTGACCCCGCTGCAATGGGCGCTGGCCGATTTCATGGCCGCGCACCCCGAGCATGTCGAAGAGCTGCCGGCCTTTTACCAGGCCAAGCGCGACCTGTTCTGCGAATTGCTCACGCCTTCGCGATTTCAGTTCAAGCCCACCCCGGGTACGTACTTCCAGTTGGTGGATTATTCGCACATTCGCCCGGATTTGAACGACGTCGAGATGTCGCTGTGGCTGACCCGCGAGCATGGCGTGGCGACCATTCCGGTGTCGGTGTTCTACCAGCAACCCATCCCCGCGCAGCGCCTGGTGCGCCTGTGCTTTGCCAAACGCGAGGAGACGCTGCGTCAGGCAGCGGAAAAACTATGCGCGATCTGA